Proteins encoded together in one Anopheles darlingi chromosome 3, idAnoDarlMG_H_01, whole genome shotgun sequence window:
- the LOC125955882 gene encoding uncharacterized protein LOC125955882 isoform X2 produces the protein MGDESCYFVPINSTTLEDVRHSDAELNGGPRPQSVQSISTNQSTTPVPPSTSCDELRYRVEAQSKNMQALKEQQAHLLRLQQAARQQLQEMETMRQMHTASVAPPVESFETVEQVQDGIGSIMERMRVLSTFIHNQQELSNMLGTDNDDVLADQVALQQKFQELRDKKSQMHSLVSELQSLNMDASRQFEGSSDQAGGEVRNVPIELTHAPATAAEARNATKTFLSGGGEGLTTAPAVTAMTTKGASGTVGSMVSNGGPVCGPFEADEEEDEEGPLNEEESAVLDGTADMLSEKINEINAMKSQLRRLKEMMDTVKLIEMKTGHAELIDEEDEDEEEDAPEEDEEGAEDEDEAEAGQALAAAVASLQQEQQRRSRSRSVSSAPIAAFANSPPLMRPEEESEMSNQEREQLNKRVEALQAMTQDLREQAKSIAAERDRLKHAQNDLQKRRNNVTNLQQQAASEKLTNHVASFSSLLQTGGTASSGPSRQQSSGPGLPGPGPKERRQMELKAELEQKRRELERIENMTQNIKKNAECLSRSGQPAEGTGEAASMVVSSSDLATNGLSGVTVDPSNSSVKAEGPPSIVSSSVESCSGSHHRGTPSVPSIPPPPAPSAISGSLQNNTAGSNATNDSKTNSADSGVTSDIFAHAQLESAASYQSSSTRSFPPPMPDICNRNAGTDRYRQAKRAADGVDGDGAGSASGGGGGGGGGGVLDAGGINGAAGGPTSAREAVMRDSRTSPWPVFGNGIGAGMSSSNTGPHSPHYGHHHHHHPYGALHDLPSLHGVGAGGYGAGAYGSSWSTGGGPFGTSNLLPPLATTPNTPPDPIVFQHIMQTQQMLMNSITQCNQLLWIQQREIHNLNNAVLMLQERILGTNNSLLLQEPHAPTVAAAAALIRAESTPPTGSMNASATATNAGGSLFARARSEQPTSIAQQHQHHLQQQQQSSSSPFHHPHAPYQPASVTGGVLPQQHMSHQPGPSFTSQPYSPLAMPHTHSMLSPQHCSVTQQQQQQQQAAGNQRNNTNSSQIGHLPPSGMAGRYHRSTSTARPPLNINTLNNALYDEQPPPPGNDNSAEYDLTNAAPHMINNLSTTMPAHNPSQSSPGTSLRFGNYLNNLNNSVTNNLTNVSSNAAASAIQQNNLNPYNQQQQQQHGPDGSTTSVQQQQQTQALNNQVLPGVRANNYWDNFRSYSRQNLLSSNSCKSNEESCAYAGSGGGGGGGNGGTSGSASGGQPVAGVGGSGSIGVSVATGSGSGSSGCNTINNQLQRNNSNAANQFMNNQSNKYQTINITRNNSLSNANQDIGVGTQQMMGYHPHHHQQQQQQEQERDPAFDGSMEPPSTMHHHHAHHHQLQHGGSSVPEQQQAYLTHHSQQQQQQQQQPQQQHRQQPMPSSMQQPFNQHLPNQHHPLQPPIQRHQQQDHEQQQQQQQQQIQPVQSHHTAALNQSQSFDLGELQFHTNPINLGLANKMQPKASGHKKYPLSLRSCRDASVGGESSGGCYVSGGGDMNLATACTYQHDSKSTSKLFEALKENVYQEVKNLITANESRPHFLIQLFRELQLISSDPLRQRTLQSIQELYNRYIESTLQEENHVNNVGSNNLLASSSVPADDGDIPLPTTSADTSGASVVRRANESHPVEGPLVVDSSSVVELEVVQNYTNLRQQQQQQQQQQQQQQQQQQQYHYVANLPDSAASVSQTSGEVSSLDAKPSITVNTSSSANGRQEQPLSTLAIASQQTPLSVSNSEIINIIMGDIVAVINSVDYINDSVLFKIAGVICNHAASGGHHQGGGSNLVEFVEGTSAGSALQQHHHHHHHQHHYHHHVPMATNSVSRQAVSSSSVAAASSLLTAASFLSAAPQSESDPSAAHSGQQPQQQHSGDAFNREDFLRHLESWNRTDKDEFISNLENFLNNILLRSSSAVIVGDCGGSGVVCEEEEEVEEDAHEAAGLPIRAAGHASGDGSAGPEYEGAFAAGLQPEDDSADQAMVNGNTESSSPVATASVAVVSSSTVNSYASTTYDLAEADQVCDLSAGGVAAEPAPMTIAPAPVESSSSTFDDRWTVTVQRKKSIDRSKEDEASASVGASTCSSSVAGGDSRQRISGMMMHQPQHHHQQQQQQQHLHHQQGSVGTSELTNGGGNNGNNVNNNWQSEEVADESMEQSEEQLPSYY, from the exons ATGGGGGACGAGAGTTGTTACTTTGTGCCGATAAACTCTACCACGCTAGAGGATGTGCGGCACTCCGATGCGGAG CTCAACGGTGGACCTAGACCACAGTCGGTGCAAAGTATTAGCACGAATCAATCGACCACACCGGTGCCTCCATCGACATCGTGCGACGAACTGCGGTATCGTGTCGAGGCACAATCGAAAAACATGCAAGCACTGAAGGAACAGCAGGCGCATCTGCTGCGTCTGCAGCAGGCcgcacggcagcagctgcaggagaTGGAAACGATGCGCCAGATGCATACCGCATCTGTTGCTCCACCGGTGGAATCATTCGAAACGGTCGAACAGGTACAGGACGGTATCGGCAGTATCATGGAGCGGATGCGCGTCCTGTCGACCTTCATTCACAACCAGCAGGAGCTAAGCAACATGCTCGGTACGGACAATGATGATGTACTTGCCGATCAGGTCGCGCTGCAGCAAAAGTTCCAGGAACTGCGTGATAAGAAAAGCCAGATGCATTCGCTCGTGTCTGAGCTGCAATCGCTGAATATGGATGCAAGTAGACAGTTTGAGGGTTCGAGCGATCAGGCTGGTGGCGAGGTACGCAATGTACCGATTGAGCTAACGCATGCTCCGGCTACGGCCGCCGAGGCAAGGAATGCAACGAAAACGTTTctcagcggtggtggtgaagggttGACGACGGCACCAGCGGTTACGGCAATGACGACGAAGGGTGCATCAGGAACCGTTGGCAGTATGGTGAGCAATGGTGGCCCCGTTTGCGGTCCGTTTGAAGccgacgaagaggaagatgaggagggTCCATTGAATGAGGAAGAATCGGCCGTACTCGACGGAACGGCGGATATGTTGAGTGAAAAGATCAACGAGATCAACGCCATGAAGTCCCAGCTGCGTCGTCTGAAGGAAATGATGGATACGGTGAAGCTGATCGAGATGAAGACGGGCCATGCGGAGTTGATcgacgaggaagatgaagacgaagaagaggacgcacccgaggaagatgaggagggagcagaagatgaagatgaggcGGAAGCGGGACAAGcgctagcagcagccgtagcatcactgcagcaggagcaacaacGTCGTAGCCGCTCCCGGTCGGTTAGCTCCGCACCGATTGCGGCGTTTGCGAATTCTCCTCCACTGATGCGACCGGAAGAGGAGAGCGAAATGAGTAATCAGGAGCGTGAGCAGCTAAACAAGCGCGTCGAAGCACTGCAAGCGATGACACAAGATCTTCGCGAGCAGGCCAAATCGATCGCGGCCGAGCGGGATCGCTTAAAGCACGCCCAGAATGATCTACAGAAGCGGCGCAACAACGTGACAAATCTGCAGCAACAGGCCGCAAGCGAAAAACTTACCAACCATGTGGCATCGTTCAGTTCGCTGTTACAAACAGGAGGAACAGCGAGTAGTGGTCCGTCTCGCCAGCAGTCGTCCGGTCCGGGTCTACCGGGTCCCGGTCCGAAAGAACGTCGTCAGATGGAGCTAAAGGCCGAGCTGGAGCAGAAGCGCCGTGAGCTGGAACGCATTGAAAACATGACACAGAACATTAAGAAGAACGCCGAATGCTTGTCCCGTTCGGGACAACCAGCAGAAGGAACAGGAGAAGCAGCTTCGATGGTGGTCTCTTCATCGGATTTGGCCACGAACGGTCTGTCTGGGGTTACGGTGGATCCTTCCAACTCGAGCGTAAAAGCAGAAGGTCCACCATCGATCGTTTCATCCTCGGTCGAGTCTTGCAGTGGTTCGCACCATCGCGGTACACCTTCGGTACCGAGcataccgccaccaccggccccATCCGCGATCAGTGGTTCGTTGCAGAACAACACCGCTGGCAGTAATGCGACGAATGATTCGAAAACGAATTCAGCTGATTCCGGAGTTACGTCGGATATTTTTGCCCATGCACAGCTGGAATCGGCAGCCAGTTATCAGTCGAGTAGCACACGTAGCTTTCCACCACCGATGCCGGATATTTGCAATCGTAATGCGGGCACGGATCGTTACCGGCAGGCGAAAAGGGCCGCTGATGGTGTGGACGGTGATGGAGCCGGtagtgccagtggtggtggtggtggtggtggtggtggtggtgtgctggatgctggtggtaTCAACGGAGCAGCTGGTGGCCCAACATCAGCTCGAGAGGCGGTAATGCGTGATTCACGTACCTCACCATGGCCAGTGTTTGGTAATGGGATCGGGGCGGGTATGTCGAGCTCTAATACGGGCCCTCACAGTCCTCACtacggccaccatcatcatcatcatccgtatGGAGCGTTGCATGATCTACCGTCGCTGCACGGTGTTGGTGCCGGAGGGTACGGCGCTGGAGCATATGGAAGCAGCTGGAGCACGGGCGGTGGTCCGTTCGGAACGTCGAATCTGTTACCGCCACTGGCGACCACTCCTAATACACCGCCCGATCCGATCGTGTTCCAGCACATTATGCAAACGCAGCAGATGCTCATGAACTCGATCACGCAGTGCAACCAGTTGCTATGGATACAGCAGCGTGAAATCCACAACCTCAACAATGCAGTATTGATG CTTCAGGAACGAATTCTCGGCACTAACAACAGTTTGTTGCTGCAAGAACCACACGCACCaacggtggctgctgcagcggcacTTATTCGAGCCGAATCGACACCACCTACCGGGTCGATGAATGCATCGGCCACCGCTACCAACGCCGGTGGTAGTCTGTTTGCCAGGGCACGGTCCGAGCAACCGACTAGCATAGctcaacaacaccaacaccaccttcagcaacagcaacaatcctcttcctctcccttccatCATCCCCATGCGCCGTACCAACCGGCGTCGGTCACAGGCGGTGTGTTGCCACAGCAGCACATGTCCCACCAACCGGGACCCTCCTTTACATCGCAACCATACAGTCCGCTAGCGATGCCTCATACTCATTCGATGCTATCTCCGCAACACTGCTCGgttacccagcagcagcagcagcagcagcaggctgccGGTAACCAACGTAACAATACTAACAGCTCCCAGATCGGTCACCTACCACCGAGCGGTATGGCCGGCCGTTACCACCGTTCGACGAGCACCGCTCGTCCACCGCTCAACATTAACACGCTTAACAATGCTCTGTATGACGAGCAgcctccaccaccgggcaATGATAACAGCGCCGAGTACGACCTAACCAACGCCGCACCGCATATGATTAACAATCTGTCCACGACGATGCCAGCGCACAATCCCTCTCAATCGTCACCGGGCACATCGTTGCGCTTCGGAAATTACTTGAACAATCTCAACAACAGCGTCACGAACAATCTTACCAACGTTAGCAGCAACGCAGCGGCATCAGCCATACAGCAGAACAATTTGAATCCatacaatcagcagcagcagcagcaacatggacCAGATGGATCAACCACAtcggtacagcagcagcaacaaactcAAGCTCTCAACAATCAGGTTCTGCCGGGAGTGAGGGCCAATAATTATTGGGATAACTTCCGAAG CTACTCAAGACAAAATCTTCTGTCGAGCAATAGTTGCAAAAGCAATGAGGAATCCTGTGCTtacgctggtagtggtggtggtggtggcggcggaaaTGGCGGTACTAGCGGCAGTGCCAGTGGTGGACAGCCTGTCGCCGgagttggtggtagtggtagtataGGCGTTAGTGTCGCTACCGGAAGTGGCTCCGGTAGCAGCGGATGCAACACGATTAATAACCAACTCCAACGGAACAACAGCAATGCGGCGAATCAGTTCATGAATAACCAGAGCAACAAGTATCAGACGATCAACATAACGCGCAACAATTCGCTCAGCAATGCCAATCAGGACATTGGAGTTGGCACACAGCAGATGATGGGatatcatcctcatcatcatcaacaacagcagcagcaggaacaagaGCGAGATCCTGCgttcgatggttcgatggaACCACCATCCacgatgcatcatcatcacgctcatcaccatcagctaCAAcatggtggtagtagtgttcCTGAGCAACAGCAGGCTTATCTCACACATCattcacaacagcagcagcagcagcagcagcaaccacaacaacagcatcgccagcagccaATGCCTAGTTCAATGCAACAACCGTTCAATCAGCACCTCCCAAATCAGCATCACCCATTGCAACCTCCGATACAGCGGCATCAACAACAGgatcatgagcagcagcagcagcagcagcaacagcagatccAACCCGTTCAATCTCACCATACGGCTGCACTGAATCAATCTCAATCGTTCGATCTCGGTGAACTGCAGTTTCACACCAATCCCATCAATCTGGGACTCGCCAACAAGATGCAACCGAAGGCGAGTGGCCATAAGAAGTATCCGCTGTCGCTGCGTTCCTGCCGTGATGCCAGCGTTGGAGGTGAAAGCAGCGGTGGATGCTAtgtgtccggtggtggtgatatgaACCTGGCTACCGCCTGCACCTATCAGCACGATTCCAA ATCGACTTCGAAGTTGTTTGAAGCGCTGAAAGAGAACGTGTATCAGGAAGTGAAGAACCTTATAACGGCCAACGAATCGCGACCGCACTTTCTCATACAGCTGTTCCGTGAGCTTCAGCTTATCTCGTCTGATCCGCTGCGACAGCGAACGTTACAATCGATACAGGAGCTGTACAATCGGTACATCGAATCGACGCTACAAGAGGAAAACCATGTGAACAATGTAGGCAGCAATAATCTGCTCGCCTCCAGCAGTGTGCCCGCCGATGACGGAGACATTCCCTTGCCCACAACCAGTGCGGATACCAGCGGTGCTAGTGTTGTCAGGCGTGCTAATGAATCTCATCCCGTGGAAGGGCCACTTGTAGTCGATTCGTCATCGGTGGTTGAGCTAGAAGTGGTTCAAAACTATACCAATctacgccagcagcaacaacagcaacagcagcagcagcagcagcagcagcaacagcaacagcagtaccaTTATGTGGCCAACTTGCCAGATAGTGCGGCTTCTGTCTCACAAACCTCCGGAGAAGTGTCGTCCCTTGATGCTAAACCATCGATTACTGTGAATACCAGCTCATCGGCTAACGGTCGCCAGGAGCAACCGTTGAGTACActcgccatcgcatcgcagcaaacACCGTTGAGCGTTTCCAACTCGgaaatcatcaacatcatcatgggAGACATTGTAGCGGTGATCAATTCCGTGGACTATATCAACGATTCGGTTCTGTTTAAAATTGCCGGGGTGATTTGTAATCACGCTGCCAGCGGTGGCCATCACCAGGGTGGCGGTAGCAATCTAGTGGAGTTCGTCGAGGGAACGTCCGCAGGCTCcgctctgcagcagcaccaccatcatcatcaccatcaacatcactaccaccatcatgttCCCATGGCGACCAATAGCGTATCGCGACAAGCGGTTTCTTCATCGAGCGTCGCTGCCGCCAGCTCGCTGCTAACGGCCGCCTCGTTCCTATCCGCCGCTCCTCAAAGTGAGTCAGATCCATCGGCGGCGCATAGCGgtcagcagccccagcagcagcacagtggAGATGCCTTCAATCGAGAGGATTTCCTACGGCACCTGGAGAGCTGGAACCGAACGGATAAGGATGAGTTCATTTCAAATCtggaaaattttctcaacaaCATTCTGCTCCGATCGTCTTCAGCGGTGATCGTCGGTGATTGTGGTGGCTCAGGAGTAGTGtgtgaagaggaggaagaggtagAGGAAGATGCTCACGAGGCTGCTGGATTGCCGATACGGGCTGCTGGGCACGCCTCTggtgatggctctgcaggtCCTGAATATGAAGGTGCATTCGCTGCTGGCCTGCAGCCAGAAGACGATAGTGCTGATCAGGCCATGGTCAATGGAAATACCGAATCATCATCCCCGGTAGCGACGGCATCGGTTGCGGTCGTTAGTTCGAGTACGGTGAACAGTTACGCTTCAACCACGTACGATTTGGCCGAAGCGGATCAGGTGTGTGATCTGAGTGCCGGCGGAGTAGCTGCTGAACCAGCACCGATGACcatcgcaccggcaccggtcgaaTCGAGTTCCTCCACTTTTGACGATCGTTGGACGGTAACAGTACAACGAAAgaaatcgattgatcgatcaaaGGAAGATGAAGCTAGTGCATCAGTAGGCGCTAGTACCTGTTCATCCTCCGTTGCTGGTGGCGATTCTAGACAACGGATTAGTGGAATGATGATGCATCaaccacaacatcatcatcagcagcaacaacagcaacagcatttacATCACCAGCAAGGCAGTGTCGGTACGAGCGAGCTGACCAATGGCGGAGGAAATAATGGAAACAACGTGAATAACAACTGGCAATCGGAAGAGGTGGCCGATGAGAGCATGGAACAGTCGGAG GAACAACTTCCTTCGTACTACTGA